The following are encoded together in the Tripterygium wilfordii isolate XIE 37 chromosome 3, ASM1340144v1, whole genome shotgun sequence genome:
- the LOC119995222 gene encoding uncharacterized protein LOC119995222 isoform X2, with product MGELHSIAYSSLGWDLQHLGVLNADMSLGGVMDGTGNSQFFSSLEPDFSTGYLEDALVEFGERFKRRRLLLYSTDDQIRGPSDPSEGYYNYNSNCKWDISENFSCMSQITALLGVSGSTGIDDDKRKKRMINRVVYPFALVKPGGIEGDMTLNDINERILMPPTRPVRHPVGDFACRPCVSTDGPGLSGKAVVALTRIHTQGRRGTITIIRTKD from the exons ATGGGTGAGCTTCACTCTATTGCTTACAGTTCGCTAGGTTGGGATCTTCAACACCTTGGAGTTCTCAACGCAGACATGTCTTTGG GGGGAGTCATGGATGGGACTGGCAATTCACAGTTTTTCTCATCTCTGGAGCCTGATTTCTCAACTGGGTATTTGGAAGATGCTTTGGTTGAATTCGGTGAACGATTCAAAAGAAGACGATTGCTTCTGTACAGTACAGATGACCAAATCAGAGGACCAAGTGATCCTTCAGAG GGCTATTATAACTATAATTCAAACTGCAAGTGGGACATCTCTGAGAATTTCAGTTGCATGAGCCAGATTACTGCTCTTCTTGGAGTTTCAG GGAGTACTGGTATTGATGATgataagagaaagaagagaatgatAAACAGAGTTGTATATCCATTCGCATTGGTGAAGCCAGGAGGGATTGAAGGAGACATGACTCTAAATGACATCAATGAGAGAATTCTGATGCCACCAACAAGACCAGTAAGGCATCCGGTGGGCGACTTTGCTTGTCGACCATGTGTATCCACAGATGGTCCTGGTCTTTCAGGGAAAGCAGTAGTGGCCCTTACAAGAATCCATACACAAGGGAGAAGAGGCACAATCACTATCATTAGAACCAAAGATTGA
- the LOC119995222 gene encoding protein XRI1-like isoform X1: MGELHSIAYSSLGWDLQHLGVLNADMSLGGVMDGTGNSQFFSSLEPDFSTGYLEDALVEFGERFKRRRLLLYSTDDQIRGPSDPSEGYYNYNSNCKWDISENFSCMSQITALLGVSDEHMSTSMSNTSTEEEANIFSETKTAEDAISAPETLESPSSSYKPKTYFGSTGIDDDKRKKRMINRVVYPFALVKPGGIEGDMTLNDINERILMPPTRPVRHPVGDFACRPCVSTDGPGLSGKAVVALTRIHTQGRRGTITIIRTKD, translated from the exons ATGGGTGAGCTTCACTCTATTGCTTACAGTTCGCTAGGTTGGGATCTTCAACACCTTGGAGTTCTCAACGCAGACATGTCTTTGG GGGGAGTCATGGATGGGACTGGCAATTCACAGTTTTTCTCATCTCTGGAGCCTGATTTCTCAACTGGGTATTTGGAAGATGCTTTGGTTGAATTCGGTGAACGATTCAAAAGAAGACGATTGCTTCTGTACAGTACAGATGACCAAATCAGAGGACCAAGTGATCCTTCAGAG GGCTATTATAACTATAATTCAAACTGCAAGTGGGACATCTCTGAGAATTTCAGTTGCATGAGCCAGATTACTGCTCTTCTTGGAGTTTCAG ATGAACATATGAGCACATCAATGAGTAACACCAGTACTGAAGAAGAAGCAAACATTTTCTCAGAGACCAAAACAGCAGAGGATGCCATATCCGCCCCTGAAACTCTTGAATCTCCATCCTCTTCATATAAACCCAAAACCTATTTTG GGAGTACTGGTATTGATGATgataagagaaagaagagaatgatAAACAGAGTTGTATATCCATTCGCATTGGTGAAGCCAGGAGGGATTGAAGGAGACATGACTCTAAATGACATCAATGAGAGAATTCTGATGCCACCAACAAGACCAGTAAGGCATCCGGTGGGCGACTTTGCTTGTCGACCATGTGTATCCACAGATGGTCCTGGTCTTTCAGGGAAAGCAGTAGTGGCCCTTACAAGAATCCATACACAAGGGAGAAGAGGCACAATCACTATCATTAGAACCAAAGATTGA